One genomic window of Mycteria americana isolate JAX WOST 10 ecotype Jacksonville Zoo and Gardens chromosome 6, USCA_MyAme_1.0, whole genome shotgun sequence includes the following:
- the RSL24D1 gene encoding putative ribosome biogenesis protein RLP24, which yields MRIEKCYFCSGPIYPGHGVMFVRNDCKIFRFCKSKCHRNFKKKRNPRKMRWTKAFRKAAGKELTVDNSFEFEKRRNEPVKYQRELWNKTVDAMKRVEEIKQKRQARFIMNRLKKSKELQKAEDIKEVKQNIHLLRAPHAGTPKQLEDKMVQKLQEDVAMEEDS from the exons ATGCGGATCGAGAAGTGCTACTTCTGCTCGGGGCCCATCTACCCGGGGCACGGCGTCATGTTCGTGCGCAACGACTGCAAG ATATTTAGATTCTGCAAATCAAAATGCCACAGAAACTTCAAAAAGAAGCGAAATCCCAGAAAGATGAGATGGACCAAAGCATTCCGGAAAGCAGCTGGCAAAGAATTGACAGTG GATAATTCATTTGAGTTTGAAAAACGTAGAAATGAACCAGTGAAATACCAGAGAGAGTTGTGGAACAAGACTG tTGATGCAATGAAGAGAGTggaggaaataaagcaaaaacgCCAAGCTAGATTTATTATGAACAG ATTAAAGAAGAGCAAAGAGTTGCAGAAGGCAGAAGACATCAAAGAAGTCAAACAGAATATCCACCTTCTTCGTGCTCCACATGCAG gCACACCAAAACAGCTGGAGGACAAAATGGTGCAGAAGCTACAAGAGGATGTGGCTATGGAAGAAGActcttaa